GACACGCATTCGTTGCTAATGTGCTACGTTGTTTGATTTCCCCCGCTTCTCCTAGATCTTTAATTTCAGTGAGTTTCTCCTTCTGATTATCGCTTTGTCTTTGTTTTATCCGGAATGATGAATTAATTTCAGTGAGTCTGAGGATTTGTGTTCGTCGTCATTTCTCTTGTAATTTTGAGATTGTGTGGGGTTTTTGGTGGAGTTTTTGATCGGATGATAATTGAATGAGGAATAATTGTTTTTGCTGCATTGCGTGTGGGGAGATATTGCATTATGGTtgattttaattctttcttcCATGAGAgattttgtgttcatctgAGAAATAGTCACTCTTTTCATCTTTGCTacgaaaattttaagaaagatcATCAGATATCAAACTGGATCTACAcgaatttattgaaataagtGAGCCGCAATTTATGCGTTTTCTTTACTCTGCCTCCcttgcatttaattttgaagtaaatTAGCTTTTCATGATGATTTTCTGTGGCGTGTCTTAACTACCAGGGGCTCCAGAATTGAAAAGTGTGCTGATCTATGATCTTTAGTAGAATTGATTCAGACTAAATCAATGAAACTTCGGCTGAATTGTTCTTATCTTTTGCCTTTTGGCTATTGAAACAATCCATTTAGACAACTTGTTGGGATCTAGTTGCCATGaatgaactttttatttattttggtgaTGAATCTAATCTTGGGTTTATTGGACAGATTGGGCTCTGCATATCCTGTTCAATGGGTATGTCAATGTAGTATAAAGTCTTCAGTCTCTGTCGTTGGTTTCTTTGGGCATCTCTTCACTGAGGATCTTTAGTGGGATTTTGATACTGTGTCGACCGATTAATGATTTTTAGGGTACAAGATTTTGTTGAAGCTCATTCAGCATCGGCTTTAGAGTTGAGCACTCTTCTGGGGGAGAAGGAACTCTCTTCCATTGCCACCTCTTTTGCCTGCTGCTTACACTGTCTGTGTGCGCATTTGTAATTAATGCATCGTAAATTGGATAGCCCTGTCCAGACGCAGATGGCCACAGCAGCAGGCTTTAAGAGTCCACTCGGTCGAGAGTTTGGCGGGAGCAAGATGATGGAAGGGAAACTGTCTTCAGGGAGGAGAAGGGTCTTTGTGCAAACTGACACTGGTTGTGTCCTGGGGATGGAATTGGATCGGAGTGATAATGCTCATACTGTGAAGAGGAGGTTACAGCTTGCGCTCAATGTACCAACTGATGAGAGCTCTTTGACATTTGGGGATATGGTACTGAAGAACGACCTCAGTGCCGTACGAAACGATTCTCCCCTTCTTCTTACACGAAACATTTTGCACAGAAGCTCATCGACTCCTTGTCTCTCGCCTACTGGAAGGGATATTCAGCAAAGAGATCAGAGTGGTCCTATTGAGATATTGGGGCATTCTGATCGCTTTATTAGAACAAAGCAACTGGTTTGTGAGATTACAAAAGCAATTAAAGTTGGTGTAGATCCTATTCCTGTTCATAGTGGACTTGGTGGTGCATACTATTTCAGAAATAACAGAGGTGAGAGCGTTGCGATTGTGAAGCCTACGGATGAAGAACCTTTTGCACCAAACAATCCAAAAGGATTTGTTGGTAAAGCTCTTGGTCAACCTGGGTTAAAACGATCAGTGCGTGTTGGGGAGACTGGATTTCGTGAGGTTGCAGCTTATCTTCTTGACTACGATCACTTTGCTAATGTGCCTCCCACTGCCTTGGTGAAGATTACCCACTCGATCTTCAATGTCAATGATGGAGTAAATGGTAACATGCCGAGTAAGAAGAAGCTGGTTAGCAAGATTGCATCCTTACAAGAATTCATACCACATGATTTTGATGCCAGTGATCATGGAACTTCCAGCTTCCCAGTAGTGGCTGTGCATCGTATAGGCATACTAGACATTAGAGTTTTTAACACAGATAGGCATGCTGGAAATCTTTTAGTTAGGAAACTTGATGGTGTTGGGAGGTTTGGTCAAGTGGAGCTCATTCCTATTGATCATGGACTCTGCTTGCCAGAAACATTAGAGGATCCATATTTTGAGTGGATTCATTGGCCGCAGGCATCAATTCCATTTTCAGAGGATGAGCTCAAGTATATCAAAGATCTCAACCCATTTAAAGATAGTGAGATGTTGAGGATGGAGCTCCCCATGATTCACGAGGCTTGTCTCAGGGTTCTGGTTCTCTGCACGATCTTCCTGAAGGAAGCTGCTGCATTTGGTCTTTGTCTTGCCGAGATCGGCGAGATGATGACTAGGGAGTTTCGTAGTGCAGAGGAGGATCCCAGTGAACTTGAACTTATATGCATGGAGGCTAGAAAGCTGATCAAAGAGAAGGAGGTCTTATCCCCTCGGGCAGATTTAGGCGATGAGGAATTTCAGTTTGATATAGACTGCGACGAAGAGGAGTTAGATTTTAGCCAAGAGATAGAAGCAGATGATTTTAACCCAACAGCACCATTCCACTTCCACGGTGGCGGTATACGTGGACGTTTTCCTCTTCGTAAACTGGAGGAAAGCATCGAGGAAGAAAAcagtgaagaagatgagcaAGGAGGCTTCGCCGATCTGTTTTCTTCTGAAAGGATTCCAACTATTTCAAAGCTTTCCATGTCACTGAAGAATACCAGTCTGGGTgagaagaataagaaacaCGCCAAGTACTCTGGAACAAGACCTGAGAATGGATATATGATGACCAATACATCATCTGGCCACAGAAGTGCAAATGAACAGCTTCCAGCCAGTGTAACCTTTGTGAAGCTAGCTGATATGAACGAAGATGCATGGTCACTATACTTAGAGAAGTTTCAAGAGCTACTTCACC
The nucleotide sequence above comes from Cucurbita pepo subsp. pepo cultivar mu-cu-16 chromosome LG11, ASM280686v2, whole genome shotgun sequence. Encoded proteins:
- the LOC111805083 gene encoding phosphatidylinositol 4-kinase gamma 5-like, coding for MHRKLDSPVQTQMATAAGFKSPLGREFGGSKMMEGKLSSGRRRVFVQTDTGCVLGMELDRSDNAHTVKRRLQLALNVPTDESSLTFGDMVLKNDLSAVRNDSPLLLTRNILHRSSSTPCLSPTGRDIQQRDQSGPIEILGHSDRFIRTKQLVCEITKAIKVGVDPIPVHSGLGGAYYFRNNRGESVAIVKPTDEEPFAPNNPKGFVGKALGQPGLKRSVRVGETGFREVAAYLLDYDHFANVPPTALVKITHSIFNVNDGVNGNMPSKKKLVSKIASLQEFIPHDFDASDHGTSSFPVVAVHRIGILDIRVFNTDRHAGNLLVRKLDGVGRFGQVELIPIDHGLCLPETLEDPYFEWIHWPQASIPFSEDELKYIKDLNPFKDSEMLRMELPMIHEACLRVLVLCTIFLKEAAAFGLCLAEIGEMMTREFRSAEEDPSELELICMEARKLIKEKEVLSPRADLGDEEFQFDIDCDEEELDFSQEIEADDFNPTAPFHFHGGGIRGRFPLRKLEESIEEENSEEDEQGGFADLFSSERIPTISKLSMSLKNTSLGEKNKKHAKYSGTRPENGYMMTNTSSGHRSANEQLPASVTFVKLADMNEDAWSLYLEKFQELLHPAFAKRKSATLGQRQRQRLGTSCQF